A single Thermaerobacter sp. FW80 DNA region contains:
- a CDS encoding sodium-translocating pyrophosphatase, which produces MAERELALLAPVAGLLALAVALAMARSVARTEAGEGRMVDVARAIQEGAMAFLAREYQVLVVFVGGMAGVLFLAGRGAPGSGFGPAVAAAYLLGATASLAAGYGGMRVATTANVRTARMAERHGLAGALAVAFRGGAVMGLAVVGLGLLGLGLLYLLWVDPGRPATLAVLNGFAMGASSVALFARVGGGIYTKAADMGADLVGKLEAGIPEDDPRNPAVIADNVGDNVGDVAGMGADLFESYVGSLVAAVVVAAAGGAASSGGGAAVVFPLVLAALGVVASLLGIAVTQAGSGDDPARALRRGTLTAAFALAGGGGLAAGWLGLPQAAVAMVAGLAAGVLVGLVTEYYTAGDRPPARQVARSAATGPATNVLAGLAVGMKSTALPVLVVGAATLVAHHVAGLYGIAVAAVGMLATTGITVAVDAYGPIADNAGGIAEMAGLPAEVRAVTDRLDAVGNTTAAMGKGFAIGSAALTALGLFSAYAATTGLGAIDLLEPRVMIGALVGGMLPMLFSSLAVEAVGRAAFAMIEEVRRQFRERPGILTGDDRPDYARCVDISTRAALAQMVAPGLLAVAAPLVVGWLLGPAAVGGLLAGALVTGVLVAIFMANAGGAWDNAKKYIEGGALGGKGSASHRAAVVGDTVGDPFKDTAGPSLNILIKLMSVVALVFAPLFQRAAG; this is translated from the coding sequence GTGGCGGAGCGGGAACTGGCCCTCCTTGCCCCGGTCGCGGGCCTGTTGGCGCTGGCGGTGGCGCTTGCCATGGCCCGGAGCGTGGCCCGGACCGAGGCCGGCGAGGGCAGGATGGTGGACGTGGCGCGGGCCATCCAGGAGGGCGCCATGGCCTTCCTGGCCCGGGAGTACCAGGTGTTGGTGGTCTTCGTCGGCGGGATGGCCGGGGTGCTGTTCCTGGCGGGGCGCGGGGCGCCCGGGTCGGGCTTCGGTCCGGCGGTGGCGGCGGCCTACCTGCTGGGGGCGACCGCCTCCCTGGCGGCGGGCTACGGGGGCATGCGGGTGGCGACCACCGCCAACGTGCGCACCGCCCGCATGGCCGAGCGGCACGGACTGGCCGGCGCCTTGGCGGTGGCCTTCCGCGGCGGCGCGGTGATGGGGTTGGCCGTGGTGGGCCTCGGGCTGCTGGGGTTGGGACTGCTGTACCTCCTCTGGGTCGACCCGGGGCGGCCCGCGACGCTGGCCGTCCTCAACGGTTTCGCCATGGGCGCCAGCTCCGTGGCGCTGTTCGCCCGGGTCGGCGGCGGCATCTACACCAAGGCGGCGGACATGGGCGCCGACCTGGTCGGCAAGCTGGAGGCGGGCATCCCCGAGGACGATCCCCGCAACCCGGCGGTGATCGCCGACAACGTGGGCGACAACGTGGGCGACGTGGCGGGTATGGGGGCCGACCTGTTCGAGTCCTACGTGGGGTCGCTGGTGGCGGCGGTGGTGGTGGCGGCGGCGGGTGGCGCGGCCAGCTCCGGCGGCGGGGCCGCGGTGGTCTTCCCGCTGGTGCTGGCGGCGCTGGGCGTGGTCGCCTCGCTGCTGGGCATCGCCGTGACCCAAGCCGGCTCGGGTGACGACCCCGCCCGGGCCTTGCGGCGCGGCACGCTGACGGCGGCCTTCGCCCTGGCCGGGGGCGGCGGCCTGGCCGCCGGCTGGCTGGGCCTGCCCCAGGCCGCCGTGGCCATGGTCGCGGGCCTGGCCGCTGGCGTGCTGGTGGGGCTGGTGACGGAGTACTACACCGCCGGCGACCGGCCGCCCGCCCGGCAGGTGGCGCGGTCGGCGGCCACCGGGCCGGCGACCAACGTGCTGGCCGGCCTGGCCGTGGGGATGAAGAGCACGGCCCTGCCGGTGCTGGTGGTGGGGGCGGCCACGCTGGTCGCCCACCACGTCGCCGGGCTGTACGGCATCGCCGTGGCCGCCGTCGGCATGCTGGCGACCACCGGCATCACCGTCGCCGTCGACGCCTACGGCCCCATCGCCGACAACGCCGGCGGCATCGCGGAGATGGCGGGCCTGCCCGCCGAGGTGCGGGCCGTCACCGACCGGCTGGACGCGGTGGGCAACACCACCGCGGCCATGGGCAAGGGCTTCGCCATCGGCTCGGCGGCGCTGACAGCGCTGGGCCTCTTCTCCGCCTACGCCGCCACCACCGGCCTGGGCGCCATCGACCTGCTGGAGCCTCGGGTCATGATCGGCGCGCTGGTGGGGGGGATGCTCCCCATGCTGTTCTCCTCCCTGGCCGTCGAGGCGGTGGGGCGCGCCGCCTTCGCCATGATCGAGGAGGTGCGCCGCCAGTTCCGCGAGCGGCCGGGCATCCTGACCGGGGACGACCGCCCGGACTACGCCCGCTGCGTCGACATCAGCACCCGCGCCGCCCTGGCCCAGATGGTGGCGCCCGGCCTGCTGGCCGTGGCGGCGCCCCTGGTGGTGGGCTGGCTGCTGGGACCGGCGGCCGTCGGCGGGCTGCTGGCGGGAGCGCTGGTCACCGGCGTCCTGGTGGCGATCTTCATGGCCAACGCCGGGGGCGCCTGGGACAACGCGAAGAAGTACATCGAGGGGGGCGCCCTGGGCGGCAAGGGCTCGGCGTCCCACCGGGCGGCGGTGGTGGGCGACACCGTGGGGGATCCCTTCAAGGACACGGCCGGCCCCTCGCTGAACATCCTGATCAAGCTGATGTCGGTGGTGGCGCTGGTGTTCGCCCCGCTCTTCCAGCGCGCCGCCGGCTAG
- the secG gene encoding preprotein translocase subunit SecG: MLVLHILAVIALIAVVILQSGRSAGLSGAIAGGAEAFFGKRRGLDQFFERMTVILAVVFFLTSFVLGYFMD; the protein is encoded by the coding sequence CTGTTGGTCCTGCACATCCTCGCGGTCATCGCCCTGATCGCCGTGGTGATCCTCCAATCCGGACGGAGCGCCGGCCTGTCGGGGGCCATCGCCGGCGGCGCGGAGGCGTTCTTCGGCAAGCGCCGGGGCCTGGACCAGTTCTTCGAGCGGATGACCGTGATCCTGGCGGTGGTCTTCTTCCTCACGTCCTTCGTCCTCGGCTACTTCATGGACTGA
- the eno gene encoding phosphopyruvate hydratase, with protein MSTLIAGVEARQILDSRGNPTVEVDVWLEDGSFGRAAVPSGASTGTYEAVELRDGGDAYGGKGVLKAVENVVEVIAPEVVGLDALDQAAVDRVLVELDGTPNKGRLGANAILGVSLAVARAAASSVGLPLYRYLGGVDARLLPVPLMNILNGGRHADNNVDVQEFMVVPAGAERFADALRMGAEVFHALHRVLSDRGLATGVGDEGGFAPNLESNEAALDVLMEAIQRAGYRPGEDVALALDAAASEWYRPEEGVYVLAGQGQRLTADELIEMYARWLDRYPLVSLEDGLAEEDWDGWRRLTDRLGGRLQLVGDDLFVTNVERLRRGIQAGAANAVLIKVNQIGTLTETLLTMETAAAAGYRNIVSHRSGETEDVTIADLAVATRAGQIKAGAPSRSERVAKYNQLLRIEEQLGESAQYAGWAAFGRE; from the coding sequence GTGAGCACCTTGATCGCTGGCGTGGAGGCGCGCCAGATCCTGGACTCCCGGGGCAACCCGACGGTGGAGGTGGACGTCTGGCTGGAAGACGGGTCCTTCGGTCGAGCGGCGGTGCCGTCGGGGGCGTCCACGGGCACCTACGAGGCCGTGGAGCTGCGCGACGGCGGGGACGCCTACGGGGGCAAGGGCGTCCTCAAGGCCGTGGAGAACGTGGTGGAGGTCATCGCGCCCGAGGTGGTCGGCCTCGATGCCTTGGACCAGGCAGCCGTGGATCGCGTCCTGGTGGAGCTCGACGGGACGCCCAACAAGGGTCGGCTGGGGGCCAACGCCATCCTCGGCGTCTCCCTGGCGGTGGCCCGGGCGGCCGCCTCCAGCGTGGGCCTGCCCCTGTACCGCTATCTCGGCGGGGTCGACGCGCGCCTGCTGCCCGTCCCCCTGATGAACATCCTCAACGGCGGGCGGCACGCCGACAACAACGTGGACGTCCAGGAGTTCATGGTGGTGCCGGCGGGGGCCGAGCGCTTCGCCGACGCGCTGCGCATGGGGGCCGAGGTCTTCCACGCCCTGCACCGGGTGCTGAGCGACCGCGGCCTGGCGACGGGCGTGGGTGACGAGGGCGGGTTCGCCCCCAACCTGGAGTCCAACGAGGCGGCCCTGGACGTGCTGATGGAGGCGATCCAGCGGGCCGGCTACCGGCCCGGCGAGGACGTGGCGCTGGCCCTCGACGCCGCCGCCAGCGAGTGGTACCGGCCCGAGGAGGGGGTCTACGTCCTGGCCGGCCAGGGCCAGCGGCTGACGGCGGACGAGCTCATCGAGATGTACGCCCGCTGGCTGGACCGGTACCCCCTGGTCTCCCTGGAGGACGGCCTGGCCGAGGAGGACTGGGACGGCTGGCGGCGGCTGACGGACCGACTGGGCGGCCGGCTGCAACTGGTGGGCGACGACCTGTTCGTCACCAACGTCGAGCGACTGCGGCGGGGCATCCAGGCCGGGGCGGCCAACGCCGTGCTGATCAAGGTCAACCAGATCGGCACCCTGACCGAGACCCTGCTGACCATGGAGACCGCCGCCGCCGCCGGCTACCGCAACATCGTCTCCCACCGCTCCGGGGAGACGGAGGACGTGACCATCGCCGACCTGGCGGTGGCGACCCGGGCGGGCCAGATCAAGGCCGGGGCGCCGTCCCGGTCGGAGCGGGTGGCCAAGTACAACCAGCTGCTGCGCATCGAGGAGCAGCTGGGCGAGAGCGCCCAGTACGCCGGCTGGGCGGCCTTCGGACGGGAATAG
- the gpmI gene encoding 2,3-bisphosphoglycerate-independent phosphoglycerate mutase gives MTAPGTNRPRPVALIILDGWGLRAEREHNAVALADTPVMDELWAAWPHSQLEASGEAVGLPRGLMGNSNVGHLNLGAGRIVYQDIVRISRAIADGSFFTNEALVGAARRARARGGRLHLIGLVSDGGVHADLEHLLALLELGRREAVETVVHAFTDGRDTPPTSAPGYLRRVEAAGGRIATVVGRYYAMDRDKRWDRTERAYRALVLGEGHRAPSALAAVEQAYARGQTDEFIEPVVVTDADGRPLPRITARDETVFFNFRADRARQLARALADPGFDAFRRPEGIGPLPLTQMTEYDEEFPLPTAFPPVYLKETFGEVVARAGLRQLRIAETEKYAHVTYFFNGREETPFPGEERVLIPSPKVATYDLKPEMSAPEVTERVVAEIDSGRFDAVVLNFANPDMVGHTGVLEAAIRACATVDRCLGRVLEAIRRQGGAALVLADHGNAEIMVDPDTGEPHTAHTTSPVPCILVDPRHRHARLRDGILADAAPTLLELMGLEPPDAMTGRSLIAGR, from the coding sequence ATGACCGCGCCCGGGACGAACCGGCCCCGGCCGGTGGCCCTGATCATCCTGGACGGCTGGGGCCTGCGGGCCGAACGGGAGCACAACGCCGTCGCCCTGGCCGACACCCCGGTGATGGACGAGCTGTGGGCCGCCTGGCCCCACTCGCAGCTGGAGGCCAGCGGGGAGGCGGTGGGCCTGCCCCGGGGGCTGATGGGCAACTCCAACGTCGGCCACCTCAACCTGGGCGCGGGGCGCATCGTCTACCAGGACATCGTGCGCATCAGCCGGGCCATCGCCGACGGCTCGTTCTTCACCAACGAGGCCCTGGTGGGGGCCGCCCGGCGGGCCCGGGCGCGCGGCGGCCGGCTGCACCTGATCGGCCTGGTGTCGGACGGCGGCGTCCACGCGGACCTGGAGCACCTGCTGGCCCTCCTCGAGCTGGGCCGGCGGGAGGCCGTCGAGACGGTGGTCCACGCCTTCACCGACGGCCGCGACACGCCTCCCACCAGCGCCCCCGGGTACCTGCGGCGGGTGGAGGCGGCGGGCGGGCGCATCGCCACCGTGGTCGGGCGCTACTACGCCATGGACCGGGACAAGCGCTGGGACCGGACGGAACGGGCGTATCGCGCGCTGGTGCTCGGCGAGGGCCACCGGGCGCCGTCGGCGCTGGCGGCCGTCGAGCAGGCCTACGCCCGCGGCCAGACCGACGAGTTCATCGAGCCGGTGGTGGTCACCGACGCCGACGGCCGGCCGCTCCCTCGCATCACCGCCCGGGACGAGACGGTCTTCTTCAACTTCCGCGCGGATCGGGCGCGGCAGCTGGCCCGGGCCCTGGCCGACCCCGGATTCGACGCCTTCCGGCGGCCCGAGGGCATCGGGCCGCTGCCGCTGACCCAGATGACCGAGTACGACGAGGAGTTCCCGCTGCCCACCGCCTTCCCGCCGGTGTACCTCAAGGAGACCTTCGGCGAGGTGGTGGCGCGGGCCGGCCTGCGCCAGCTGCGCATCGCCGAGACCGAGAAGTACGCCCACGTCACCTACTTCTTCAACGGCCGCGAGGAGACGCCGTTCCCCGGCGAGGAGCGCGTCCTGATCCCCTCGCCCAAGGTGGCGACCTACGACCTCAAGCCGGAGATGAGCGCGCCGGAGGTCACCGAGCGCGTGGTGGCGGAGATCGACAGCGGCCGCTTCGACGCCGTGGTGCTGAACTTCGCCAACCCCGACATGGTCGGGCACACCGGCGTGCTGGAGGCGGCCATCCGGGCCTGCGCCACGGTGGACCGCTGCCTCGGACGGGTGCTGGAGGCGATCCGCCGCCAGGGCGGCGCGGCCCTGGTCCTGGCGGACCACGGCAACGCCGAGATCATGGTCGACCCGGACACCGGCGAGCCGCACACGGCCCACACCACGAGCCCGGTGCCGTGCATCCTCGTCGACCCGCGACACCGCCACGCCCGGTTGCGGGACGGCATCCTGGCGGACGCGGCGCCGACGCTGCTGGAGCTCATGGGCCTCGAGCCGCCGGATGCCATGACGGGGCGCTCGCTGATCGCGGGCCGTTGA
- the tpiA gene encoding triose-phosphate isomerase gives MTSPARVAPAAGRRPLFAGNWKMHTLPAEAARLAAAVREGLEGPAGPVPAGAAEVVLCPPFTSLATAAEALAGSGIALGAQDVAWGDFGAFTGEVSAPMLRALGCRYVIVGHSERRRLLGEDDALVQRKLLAALAGGLVPILCVGEDAAQRQEGRTAAVVLGQAAYALAGLEPEEAARVVIAYEPVWAIGSGQPATPADAQAVAAAIRRLIERLHGPATAAAVRILYGGSVKPDNIGGFMAQPDIDGALVGGASLDGTAFARLVREGTAARAAAGGPATGAERP, from the coding sequence ATGACGTCCCCGGCGCGCGTCGCGCCCGCAGCCGGGCGCCGACCCCTCTTCGCCGGCAACTGGAAGATGCACACCCTGCCGGCCGAGGCCGCGCGACTGGCGGCGGCGGTGCGGGAGGGCCTGGAGGGGCCCGCGGGGCCGGTCCCCGCCGGTGCCGCCGAGGTGGTCCTCTGCCCGCCCTTCACCTCGTTGGCGACGGCGGCGGAGGCCCTGGCGGGGAGCGGCATCGCCCTGGGCGCCCAGGACGTGGCATGGGGCGACTTCGGCGCCTTCACCGGCGAGGTCTCGGCGCCCATGCTGCGGGCGCTGGGCTGCCGCTACGTCATCGTCGGGCACTCGGAGCGGCGCCGGCTGCTGGGCGAGGACGACGCCCTGGTGCAGCGCAAGCTCCTGGCCGCCCTGGCGGGGGGGCTGGTCCCGATCCTCTGCGTCGGCGAGGACGCCGCCCAGCGGCAGGAGGGGCGCACGGCGGCGGTTGTGCTGGGTCAGGCGGCCTACGCCCTGGCTGGCCTCGAGCCGGAGGAGGCGGCCCGGGTGGTGATCGCCTACGAGCCCGTGTGGGCCATCGGCAGCGGCCAGCCGGCCACGCCCGCCGACGCCCAGGCGGTGGCGGCGGCCATCCGGCGGCTGATCGAGCGGCTCCACGGTCCGGCCACGGCCGCCGCCGTCCGCATCCTCTACGGCGGCAGCGTCAAGCCCGACAACATCGGCGGCTTCATGGCCCAGCCGGACATCGACGGCGCCCTGGTGGGCGGCGCCTCGCTGGACGGGACCGCCTTCGCCCGGCTGGTGCGGGAGGGCACGGCGGCCCGGGCGGCCGCCGGCGGGCCGGCGACGGGGGCGGAGCGGCCATGA
- the pgk gene encoding phosphoglycerate kinase, translating into MRKRSIRDLDVRGKRVLVRADFNVPLEGGRVTDDTRIRAALPTIRHLLERGAAVILCSHLGRPKGQVVEELRLEPVARRLEELLGRPVLALREVVGPEVERRLQGLAPGQVALLENLRFHPGETANDPEFAAALARLADVYVNDAFGAAHRAHASVVGVAQRLPAAAGLLLERELEVLGDLLERPRRPFWAVLGGAKVSDKIGVIRRLLEVCDGLVIGGAMANTLLAAQGHAVGRSLYEPDQVERVRPWLERAGDRLLLPVDVVVTERLEPGVPSRVVPVDRIPPEAMVVDVGPATLAAWQERLRGAGTVFWNGPLGVFEVEPFHRGTFALAEFLADLDAVTVVGGGDSVAAVQRTGVADRIDHVSTGGGASLELLEGKELPGVAVLPDAPAQGGGEPAPATGAAPGARAGGARTAGGPAGAGSTPAEGPSPGGMGR; encoded by the coding sequence TTGCGGAAGCGATCGATCCGGGATCTGGACGTGCGCGGCAAGCGGGTCCTGGTCCGCGCCGACTTCAACGTGCCCCTGGAGGGCGGTCGCGTCACCGACGACACCCGCATCCGGGCGGCGCTGCCGACCATCCGCCACCTGCTGGAGCGCGGGGCGGCCGTCATCCTCTGCTCGCACCTGGGGCGGCCCAAGGGCCAGGTGGTGGAGGAGCTGCGCCTGGAACCGGTGGCGCGGCGGCTGGAGGAGCTGTTGGGCCGCCCGGTGCTGGCGCTGCGCGAGGTGGTGGGACCGGAGGTGGAGCGGCGCCTCCAGGGACTCGCGCCCGGTCAGGTGGCGCTGCTGGAGAACCTCCGCTTCCACCCCGGGGAGACGGCCAACGACCCGGAATTCGCGGCGGCCCTGGCCCGCCTGGCGGACGTCTACGTCAACGACGCCTTCGGCGCCGCCCACCGCGCCCACGCCTCGGTGGTGGGCGTCGCCCAGCGGCTGCCGGCGGCGGCGGGCCTGCTCCTGGAGCGGGAGCTCGAGGTGCTGGGCGACCTGCTGGAGCGGCCGCGGCGTCCCTTCTGGGCGGTGCTGGGCGGCGCCAAGGTGTCGGACAAGATCGGCGTCATCCGGCGGCTCCTGGAGGTCTGTGACGGCCTGGTCATCGGCGGGGCCATGGCCAACACCCTGCTGGCGGCCCAGGGGCATGCCGTCGGGCGCTCCCTCTACGAGCCGGACCAGGTGGAGCGGGTCCGGCCGTGGCTGGAACGGGCGGGGGACCGGCTGCTGCTGCCCGTGGACGTGGTGGTGACCGAGCGTCTCGAGCCGGGGGTGCCCAGCCGGGTGGTGCCCGTCGACCGCATCCCGCCCGAGGCCATGGTCGTCGACGTGGGGCCCGCCACCCTGGCCGCCTGGCAGGAACGGCTGCGCGGGGCGGGCACCGTCTTCTGGAACGGCCCCCTGGGCGTGTTCGAGGTGGAGCCCTTCCACCGCGGCACCTTCGCCCTGGCGGAGTTCCTGGCGGACCTCGACGCGGTGACCGTCGTCGGCGGCGGCGACAGCGTGGCGGCGGTGCAGCGCACCGGCGTCGCCGACCGCATCGACCACGTCTCCACGGGCGGCGGCGCCTCCCTCGAGCTCCTCGAGGGGAAGGAGCTGCCCGGCGTGGCGGTGCTGCCCGACGCCCCGGCCCAGGGGGGCGGCGAGCCGGCGCCTGCCACCGGTGCAGCCCCAGGGGCCCGGGCCGGCGGGGCCCGGACCGCGGGTGGGCCCGCGGGGGCCGGTTCGACCCCGGCGGAGGGCCCGTCGCCGGGAGGGATGGGCCGATGA
- the gap gene encoding type I glyceraldehyde-3-phosphate dehydrogenase, translating to MAVRVGINGFGSIGRRFFRQAWRRDGIEIVAVNDLAPAATFAHLLKYDTNYGIFDADVRAEDDALMVDGKRIRFTAIKDPAQLAWDQAGVDVVIESTGVFTDATKAVAHIEGGGAKKVIISAPAKNEDITIVLGVNHHRYDPARHRVISNASCTTNCLAPVAKVLDDRFGIVRGLMTTVHAYTNDQRILDLPHKDLRRARAGAMNIIPTTTGAAKAVGLVLPHLQGRLNGFALRVPVSTVSIVDLVAELKQPVTVEQVNQAFAEAAAGELQGILGYSEEPLVSSDYRGSTYSAVVDALSTMVMEGNMVKVVAWYDNEWGYAARLVDLVAYLGERGL from the coding sequence ATGGCGGTACGGGTCGGCATCAACGGCTTCGGCAGCATCGGCCGCCGGTTCTTCCGGCAAGCCTGGCGCCGGGACGGCATCGAGATCGTGGCCGTCAACGACCTGGCGCCGGCGGCCACCTTCGCCCACCTGCTGAAGTACGACACCAACTACGGCATCTTCGACGCCGACGTGCGGGCGGAGGACGACGCGCTGATGGTCGACGGCAAGCGCATCCGCTTCACCGCCATCAAGGACCCGGCCCAGCTGGCCTGGGACCAGGCCGGGGTCGACGTGGTCATCGAGTCGACGGGCGTCTTCACCGACGCCACCAAGGCGGTGGCCCACATCGAGGGCGGCGGGGCGAAGAAGGTCATCATCTCCGCCCCGGCCAAGAACGAGGACATCACCATCGTCCTCGGCGTCAACCACCACCGGTACGACCCCGCGCGGCACCGGGTGATCTCCAACGCCTCCTGCACCACCAACTGCCTGGCCCCCGTGGCCAAGGTGCTGGACGACCGCTTCGGGATCGTGCGGGGCCTGATGACCACCGTCCACGCCTACACCAACGACCAGCGCATCCTCGACCTGCCCCACAAGGACCTGCGGCGGGCGCGGGCCGGCGCCATGAACATCATCCCCACCACCACCGGCGCCGCCAAGGCCGTAGGCCTGGTGCTGCCCCACCTCCAGGGCCGGCTCAACGGCTTCGCCCTGCGGGTGCCGGTCTCGACCGTGTCCATCGTCGACCTGGTGGCGGAGCTCAAGCAGCCGGTGACGGTGGAGCAGGTCAACCAGGCCTTCGCCGAGGCGGCGGCGGGCGAGCTTCAGGGCATCCTGGGCTACAGCGAGGAGCCCCTGGTCTCCAGCGACTACCGCGGCTCCACCTACTCGGCGGTGGTCGACGCCCTGTCCACCATGGTGATGGAGGGCAACATGGTCAAGGTCGTCGCCTGGTACGACAACGAGTGGGGCTACGCCGCCCGGCTGGTGGACCTGGTCGCCTACCTCGGCGAGCGGGGGCTGTAA
- a CDS encoding Asp23/Gls24 family envelope stress response protein: MDVVALVGPSGTGKSHRAAAVAREVEADALIDDGLLIQESRIVAGVSAKRESTKIGAIRRALFADPAHREEVRRALQAIRPHRVLILGTSREMVDRIAAALGLPAPSRYVHIEEVATPAEIRRAQLIRRTQGRHVIPAPTFEVKRSFSGYLLDPLRLFYRGKNRPQAGPGQVIEKTMVRPTYSSLGRFYITRQVVGSIAAYAAGRVSGVAEVLRAAVTEGDEGVAIALDVAVEPGRPLRAVLASAQRQALQAVEHMTALNVVAVDVVARRLARPARGARGPGPPAPGAAAQGGGRAAAREVEGGPGAPPAGAAGTARSPGSPGTPGPTGAAGSSATPAATAAERGAGDGGRRVPGGETAIMDA; the protein is encoded by the coding sequence ATGGACGTCGTCGCCCTGGTGGGACCCAGCGGGACCGGCAAGAGCCATCGGGCCGCCGCCGTGGCCCGGGAGGTCGAGGCCGACGCGCTGATCGACGACGGCCTCCTGATCCAGGAGAGCCGCATCGTCGCGGGGGTGTCGGCCAAGCGCGAGAGCACCAAGATCGGGGCCATCCGCCGGGCGCTGTTCGCCGACCCCGCCCACCGCGAGGAGGTGCGGCGCGCCCTCCAGGCGATCCGGCCCCATCGGGTGCTGATCCTCGGCACGTCCCGCGAGATGGTGGACCGCATCGCCGCCGCCCTGGGCCTCCCCGCCCCGTCGCGGTACGTCCACATCGAGGAGGTGGCCACCCCCGCGGAGATCCGGCGCGCCCAGCTGATCCGCCGCACCCAGGGGCGCCACGTGATCCCCGCCCCCACCTTCGAGGTCAAGCGCAGCTTCTCCGGCTACCTGCTGGACCCCCTGCGCCTGTTCTACCGCGGGAAGAACCGGCCCCAGGCGGGGCCGGGCCAGGTGATCGAGAAGACCATGGTCCGCCCGACCTACAGCTCCCTGGGCCGGTTCTACATCACCCGCCAGGTGGTGGGCAGCATCGCGGCGTACGCCGCCGGTCGCGTCAGCGGGGTGGCGGAGGTGCTGCGAGCCGCGGTGACGGAGGGGGACGAGGGGGTGGCCATCGCCCTGGACGTGGCGGTGGAGCCCGGCCGCCCGCTGCGGGCGGTGCTGGCCTCGGCGCAGCGGCAGGCGCTGCAGGCGGTCGAGCACATGACCGCCCTCAACGTGGTGGCGGTGGACGTGGTGGCCAGGCGCCTGGCCCGGCCGGCGCGGGGTGCCCGCGGACCGGGACCTCCGGCACCGGGTGCGGCGGCGCAGGGAGGGGGACGGGCGGCGGCCCGGGAGGTGGAGGGTGGCCCTGGGGCACCGCCCGCGGGGGCGGCCGGGACGGCCCGCTCCCCAGGCTCCCCAGGTACGCCCGGGCCGACGGGCGCGGCCGGTTCGTCCGCCACCCCTGCGGCGACGGCGGCGGAGCGGGGCGCCGGCGACGGGGGGCGCCGTGTCCCCGGCGGGGAAACTGCTATCATGGACGCGTAG
- the hemL gene encoding glutamate-1-semialdehyde 2,1-aminomutase yields MDAGDQRRAEDPRRVARSRELWERARQLLPGGVSSPVRAFAAVGGTPRFVDRAKGPYLTDVDGVRYVDYVMAWGPLILGHAHPAVVEAIQQQALRGTAYGAPTEVELALAEAIAAAIPSMERIRFVNSGTEATMSALRLARAYTGRDKIVKFAGCYHGHADALLAEAGSGALTLGLPASPGVTAGAAADTWVLPYNDTEAVEELFARHGEEIAAVIVEPIAGNMGVVPPLPDFLPTLRRLTREAGALLIFDEVITGFRVAYGGAQALFGIEPDLTCLGKVIGGGLPVGAYGGRADVMERVAPAGPVYQAGTLAGNPLAMAAGLATMEVLRQPGTYERLERQTARLVTALEAEARAQGVPYCVQRVGSMWTGFFHPGPLRNLEEVRRVDTELYARYFHGMLREGVYLPPSAFEAAFVSLAHADPDIDFTIEAHARALRRARG; encoded by the coding sequence ATGGACGCAGGGGACCAGCGCCGCGCCGAGGATCCGCGCCGCGTGGCCCGCTCCCGGGAGCTCTGGGAGCGGGCCCGCCAGCTCCTGCCCGGCGGCGTCAGCAGCCCGGTGCGCGCCTTCGCCGCGGTGGGCGGCACGCCGCGGTTCGTCGATCGCGCCAAGGGACCCTACCTGACGGACGTGGACGGCGTCCGCTACGTGGACTACGTGATGGCCTGGGGACCGCTGATCCTCGGGCACGCCCACCCGGCGGTGGTCGAGGCCATCCAGCAGCAGGCCCTGCGGGGCACCGCCTACGGCGCGCCCACCGAGGTCGAACTGGCCCTGGCCGAGGCCATCGCCGCGGCGATCCCCTCCATGGAGCGGATCCGCTTCGTCAACTCGGGCACGGAGGCGACCATGAGCGCCTTGCGCCTCGCCCGGGCGTACACGGGGCGCGACAAGATCGTCAAGTTCGCCGGCTGCTACCACGGCCACGCCGACGCCCTGCTGGCCGAGGCCGGTTCCGGCGCGCTGACCCTCGGCCTGCCCGCCTCGCCGGGGGTGACGGCGGGAGCCGCCGCCGACACCTGGGTCCTGCCGTACAACGACACGGAGGCGGTGGAGGAGCTCTTCGCCCGCCACGGCGAGGAGATCGCCGCGGTGATCGTCGAGCCCATCGCCGGCAACATGGGCGTGGTGCCGCCGTTGCCGGACTTCCTGCCCACCTTGCGCCGCCTCACCCGGGAGGCCGGGGCGCTGCTGATCTTCGACGAGGTGATCACCGGCTTCCGCGTGGCCTACGGCGGCGCCCAGGCGCTCTTCGGCATCGAGCCCGACCTGACGTGCCTGGGCAAGGTCATCGGCGGCGGCCTGCCCGTCGGCGCCTACGGCGGCCGCGCTGACGTCATGGAGCGCGTCGCGCCGGCGGGGCCGGTCTACCAGGCGGGGACCCTCGCGGGCAACCCGCTGGCCATGGCGGCGGGCCTGGCCACCATGGAGGTGCTGCGCCAGCCGGGTACCTACGAGCGGCTGGAGCGGCAGACGGCCCGGCTGGTGACGGCGTTGGAGGCCGAGGCCCGCGCCCAGGGCGTGCCGTACTGCGTCCAGCGGGTCGGCTCGATGTGGACCGGCTTCTTCCACCCCGGGCCCCTGCGCAACCTGGAGGAGGTGCGGCGGGTCGACACCGAGCTCTATGCCCGCTACTTCCACGGCATGTTGCGGGAGGGCGTCTACCTGCCGCCCTCGGCCTTCGAGGCCGCCTTCGTCTCCTTGGCCCACGCCGATCCGGACATCGACTTCACCATCGAGGCCCACGCCCGGGCCCTGCGCCGGGCCCGCGGGTGA